The genomic region CACACGAGACGCGTCAGAGGACCAGAGGACCTGTGCAGTGCTGAATAACACCTGAACCCAGCGGGAAACATGGCATGAGACAACAAATGCCATACATACTACCTGCTCCACATCATAGTGTTTTACTGCAAGTATTTCCTGTTTATCTCATGTTTATCCACCATATATTCAACACGTTTTTCTGTAACTGCAGTAAACGGTAGAATTATTTttgctacaaaccagtgtgtgaCATTAGAGCACTTTACATCACCATCACAACACCAGCGTGTCCAGATCTGACAGGTACAGTATTTCCCTGTTTATTTATGGAtctatctttttttctttgaggAAACTGTACATGCAAATTGAGATGTAAATACTGCTTACTGAATTACTCCAGTGCACGAGAAAaacaaatgacacacacacacacacaacaaaacacaaaactgtgGAAACATTTGAATGTTTCAAACAGATGTTTCTATACTACAACAGTGTATGATAAAACAATAGGATAATTATTACAGACAACATTAAAGCGTCTAGTTAAATATGAGAAGAGATCAGATGAAGCCCAGCACCTTCAACAACAATCAAAAAAccagtttttaaatgattattattgtttcatCTGGTGATTTGGGTCTGAGCACTGGGTCCTGAAGacttgtgttattttagtatcattgagatattaTTATAGTTCTATTATAATTTAGTTTTATGGTTTAATCTGAATGAATCCTGCTGAATGTAATATCACAGGCAATGCTAGCAGAAAACAGTCATATGTACTGCAGTGTGATGATCTGATCTTCTCCTCACTCTTGTGTGGAGGAGTGTCAGACTAATAATATATTCCTGAAGCTTACAATCCATAACTAGCTTCCTTTGTTCTTTGTTTTAGCTCAGCCACAGGTGAAGAATACAGAGGGtcttatctctgtgtgtgtgtgtgtgtgtgtgtgtgtgtgtgtgtgtgtgtgtgtgtgtgtgtgtgtgtgtgtgtgtgtgtgtgtgtgtgtgtgtgtctgtgtgtgtgtgtgtgtgtgtctgtctgtgtgtgtgtgtgtgtgtgtgtgtgtgtgtgtgtgtctgtctgtgtgtgtgtgtgtgtctgtctgtgtgtgtgtgtgtgtgtgtgtctgtgtgtgtgtgtctgtgtgtgtgtgtctgtctgtgtgtgtgtgtctgtctgtgtgtgtgtgtgtgtgtgcgtgtgtgtgtgtgtgcgtgtgtctgtgagtgtgtgtgtgtgtgtgtgtgtgtgtgtctctgtctgtgtgtgtgtgtgtgtttgtgtgtgtgtgtgtgtgtgtgtgtgtgtctatctgtgtgtgtgtgtgtgtgtctctgtctgtgtgtgtgtgtgtgtgtgtgcgtgtgtctgtgagtgtgtgtgtgtgtgtgtgtgtgtgtgcgtgtgtctgtgagtgtgtgtgtgtgtgtgcgtgtgtctgtgagtgtgtgtgtgtgtgtgtctgtgtgtgtctgtgtgtgtctgtgtgtgtgtgtgtctctatctgtgtatgtgtgtgtgtgtgtgtgtgtgtgtgtgtgtgtgtgtgtgtgtgtgtgtctgtgagtgtgtgtctctgtctgtgtgtgtctctctgtgtgagtgtgtgtgtgtgtgtgtgtgtgtgtgtgtgtgtgtgtgtgtgtgtgtgtgtgtgtgtgtgtgtgtgtgtgtgtgtgtgtgtgtctctatctgtgtgtgtgtgtgtgtcagatcagCACAAGACTGCACTTGTCTGAGCTGTAACACTGAATGAGAGGGAGAGGCTGTCAGACCCGCTCACCTTCTTTAGTGGGCAGACTGTTCTTCTCCGCCGTGTTGGTCTTCTTCAGGCATTTCTTGTCGAACTGCTTCACTTCTTCTTTCACTGGGTTATCACTCATTTTGGAGAGTCTGTGAGAATTCATGTCATTAACAGTTAAAAGCAGTGTCCGTCTCTAGATGAGACGTTTGCTCGATATCGTCCTCAATAAAGCTATTTGTGAATCAAAACTTACTTTGAACAAATTAATCAACTTAATAACGGTCAATCCATGTGTGTGTATGGACAGGACTAGTGTTTCTTCTACTCTTTCTCACACAGAGCTGAAACAGCCTCTCGATCACAGTTAAACCACACTCTGAaaagcagaagtgtgtgtgtttaaaacccGAGCCATGTTTCCTCAGAGGCGTGGGCTGAAGTTCTGTGACTGTATGGACACGTCGACACACCCTgtcctcaggtgtgtgtgtgtgtgtgtgtgtgagctcttatcagccagagctgcaggaaAATCACTGGCCTAAAATTACTCTCTACTCAAATGGGCTGTTTTCCTTGCTTTTTGCATATTTGCAGAAACCACGAGTGCGCTGGGGCTTAATGCTTCTGTTTAACAGATAAAGTTACAGAGAGATCTGCAAAATAAGAGGAAGTCATTTCCCAGAAAGTTCTAGAGCAGCTATATCAACTAAACACAGTTTCTCATTAAAGTCTTAGCAACACTAAGATTCTGAATGAACTCTTGTGTTCAAGTCACAGGACTGAATACATTGAGTAGTTTCAAGAACCAGACCATATTCACTTTTTCTTGCAACTTAATATCAGATCTCAtttaagagagagatagagagaagtGAACACATAACTGTGAAAACGTTTTAGTTTAGCAAATCAAATGATGAATGTATTGAATGTTTTCTCACATTAGTCTCTGTTGAACAGAGTATCAGAACACTcttctgcgcacacacacacacacacacacacacacagtaaacagATCAGAGATGATCTCAGCAGGTCAGTGTGCACATGATCACTCATGACGAGATGTTTTATATCATCGCCATCAATTCCTCACGTCTTCACCACACCCAGCGCGACTCGCGCCAAATCTCTGGATTTTGCAACATTGTCAAATACTTGAAACATTTGAATGTTCCAAACGTTCCAACTGACACTTTGCCGCGTCTGGATTTTTTAAAACTGTGTATAACGCATTAATGCGCCATAAGAGTTAATGAGACTGcgctaaccacacacacacacacacacacacacacaaccactaaCTAGTACGCTAATGAAGTACACTAAAACAGTTCGCACACTACATTACTCCATTGACAGGTGCGCACAAACATATGCTGTCCTGATTTGATATTTTCCTCCATGTTACtatatgtattaaatgtatcATGCAATGTAAACGCATATTGTATCAACTTTGCAACTGGATAATCTTCCTGCACACTTTTGAAGAGAAACATCCGTCTTTATTTAGTTTGCATTATTAGTATCTGGAACCCTATGCAAAAATCATATGATATATGAGACGGTACAGTACTACAGAATCTCTTCCCCAGATTAAAcctatgattgtgtgtgtgtgtgtgtgtgtgtgtgtgtgtgtgtgtgtgtgtgtgtgtgtgtgtgtgtaaagagccTCACCTGTCGCTGGCCTCGGGACTGTATTACACTAGATGTGCTGGACTCAATCTCTGTGCTGCTCAAGGCGGACAGCTGCTTTAAATACAGCCCGTTGCACAACAGCACAGATGTAATCCGCTCGCTCTGATTGGCTTAATCTCTCACTGCTGTATTCTGATTGGATAAACGCGCGGCGCTTCTCCATTGTGATTGGACGAGCCCGTGGCGCAGTGAAGTAACGATAACGGAGTGTGAAGAGAGTGACGGAAATTAACATTCTTGTGAAACCCTGGACGTGTTTCTAGAGGACGAGAGAGTCGAGGTATAACATGAGGTATTGCAGGTGAAGTTTATTTTCTACCTAGTGAGGCATCGGATCTACCAGCAGCGCCATCTTGTGGCGATTAACCTTCAGGAACTGAGGCAAAATCCTAAATAAACAAGTTCTGTCATACTTCTGTTATGCGAAATAGAGATAGccctgttttaatttaaattgcttAATCATATTGCTACTGGAAAAATTACAACATACcccattttaaatattgtttattcGAAATTAAATCaaaacttgatttaaaaaaagtagaaaatcccatattttcaatataatatatataaaggaatagttcacccaaaaataaacatactATAATATGATGCAATGCTACtgttctacaaacctgatgaagaaacacactcatcctgatcttggatGGTCAGCTAATGTTTATCTTCCCAGCATCAGTGTGAGCTGCAACACTAGAGAAAACTCAACATGAGTGTGTCTGACCTGTGACCTGTCCAGAGAAGTCGGTGGACATCAGGATGCTCCCATCTTCTCATGTGAACATGCTTCAGTCTCACACCAGGTGGCGCTATACAGAAGACCAGTTGTGTTttggatcataactctgaaaccCCAGATTTTTTTCTCAAGcccaataaaatgcattattacacACATGACATTGCACCTATTTACAATTTAAACCCCTTAATAACAGAATTACGAAATGATCTGAGCAGACTGAAATTGGCATGAATCTTCTTTGGTGGGTGACATATCTTCTAAAATTACTCAACTGTAAAAATGACTAGAACTATAAAACACATGGACACCAGCAGCTCATCTTCTGAATGTCCTGACGGTATGAAAATAGAAATATTCATATATCATGTAAAAACAAGTGTGTACCAAATTTTGTGAAAGCAGGCCTCGTGGTGATGCTATAATAAACTACTCTACATTTTCACTGATAACCGCAAACATGCATTAAACAGTATGTTGATGTATAAGACAACATATCTACTCTGTTTAGTTAAAGCCCAATGTTTAGTAACTCACACTGCATGTCAGAACTAGACCACGCTGGAAGAAGCTATCAGAAGAATTTGGATCTGCTGCTGCAGACATGATCGGACACATGTTAGGTGCGGCTGTATGACTAATACACTCAGATCTTGTGTGCACAAAGTCCAGACTTAGTTTATATGGAGAACAAGTCCTTCTGAGGAGAAGATGAGGTGGGAATGATCATATAAGCGCTGTCCACCAGAGGGAGCCACCGGACATGTCCCAGAGTCTTCAGTGCAGTCATCTACAGTACACATTTACTCCAGTTAtgcattttaatatagtttaGCCTAATCAGTTCGCAACGAAATATGTGATCTCCAAAAGATGCAAAGGTCATGAAATGTttccttaatttattttttataaatcttaaCGATATTGAAAACATTTCGGTCTAGTTGCCAGACTCCTCGTTGTTCGTTTTACTTtctaaacatattaaaataattaaaacctcATTTTAGCaggatgcatttatatatatacacatatataaaaataaaattgtatatgaaTTATAACCCTGTAAATGTTTCAAGAAGGCACACACCAAATAAAGCCAGAGCAGTTTAATACTGAATCGATCCTAGTCTCTGAAACACAGACCATTCAAATCAAGGATATCAATGAAATCAACACAGACGAGCAATCTGAGGGTGATCAGAATGGCATAACGTTaccaaaatgatttatttttttaatagcaatGTCCATATCAAGAGTCATTAAAAAACTAAATCctgaaagtgaaataaaagtCAGATTTGTGTGAAGGATGTACTGTACAGAGCACAAGCTAGTGAACTAAAGCTGGCCGCTCAGAGAGCAGTGCGTGTCCATCACGAGTCACAGGACTGAATCTGAATCAGCGGTGGAGCTGGTCTGGACAGTCCTCCGCTCAGGAACAGATGGACGAGGTTATAACGGCACGTGACTGAAGAGATAAGACACAGACTCTCCGTTGTGGGTCCTGCGGATGGCCTCGGCCAGGATCATGGAGATATCAATGACCTGCAGAGAAGAGAGAATATCTGCTTCACACCAGACCAAGAGAAGAAGACACGTCTGTGTCACACGTCACTGCACTCTCCTCTAAACCAGCGACTGGTCTCCTGAAGCTGAAGCGGAGTTTAGAATGGAATAGATCAGGGATACACCCAAACCTGAACACAGTGAAACACTGGACTGAAGGCCCAATACCAAAACACGGTTTTTCCCCCATGCATTTTGGCTATTTTAACCATTGCATAAATTAAACACCccgatttataaaaaaaaaaattctttacaaagaaaaaactaTTCAATTGATACTTTGAACactttattttggcagaaacccACACAGGAAGCCCTCAGTGCTTCTTGTTGTTGGTTTAGCAGCAGATATTCATAAATGATGCTCTTTCAAAATTTTGAAGCATTGATAACatttattgacttttttttgAGACAAAGATCAGTGATTTTCAATGAAATTAAATCAACAGTTTTTCAATAATTCAGTTATATATTTACACAAGTATGGTAATCTGCTGGGACTAGAAGAAATGCAGaacatatattttatacaaaaatacagGGTCTGCATACATTTATAAGATTTATGAACAAAATAAACCGCTTTTTTCTACAAAACACACTCCTTCAATGTTCAgtttaaaaaaactacaaaagaaaacattatggAAGTAGTGAAAAAGTTATATATTGTCCTTAAAGTGTTACTTTAGCCCTTTAggggaaataaaataaagtgcatctttaataataataataataattataataataataataataaaggaagtAAATGGTTGAGCTGTTACTGGAGGCCAGTATGATGCTGCTTCAGACACCGATCACAAGCGCTCTGCGGGACACACCTGTATTTTGGGACAGTGCTTCATCTTCTCCTCCTGAGGGATGGTGTTGGTCACCACTACAGCCTCGAAGCAGGCGTTGTTGATACGAGAAATGGCTGGACCGGAGAAGATGCCATGGGTGAGGATGGCATACACTTTAACCGCTCCTGCGGAGAttaacctgaacacacacacacacacacacacagtgtcacaGCTGCTGAAGCACTCAGTGTGTGTGTTGTTACTGTCATcagctcctcacacacacacacacacacacacacacacacacacacactcctcacttATCAACAGCGTGGCAGACGGTGCCGCAGGTGTCTGCCATATCATCCACTAATATAGCCACGCGGTCCTTCACGTCTCCCACCAGAACCATGCGGTCCACCTCGTTGGCCTTCTTCCTTTCTTTGTGAATGAGGGCGAAGTCAACATTGAGCCGGTCTGCAATGGAGGTGACCCTGTCGATGGAGAAACACAGCTCAGGGAtcagcctccacacacacacacacacagagagagagagagagacacacacacacacacacacacacacacacacacagagagagagacacacacacacacacacacacacacagagagagacacacacacacacagagagagagagacacacacacagagagagagagagacacacacacacacacacagagag from Carassius carassius chromosome 29, fCarCar2.1, whole genome shotgun sequence harbors:
- the tmsb1 gene encoding thymosin beta 1, whose product is MSDNPVKEEVKQFDKKCLKKTNTAEKNSLPTKEDIEQEKKDAEEAK